The Salvelinus sp. IW2-2015 linkage group LG15, ASM291031v2, whole genome shotgun sequence genome includes a region encoding these proteins:
- the LOC111974491 gene encoding cytochrome b5: MGEEMNDNMINTNGAANSMGDVNHTAEKTADSDVKYYTLEEIKAHNMSKDAWLIIHDKVYNITSFLEEHPGGEEVLVEQAGADATESFEDVGHSTDAREMLIQYYIGELHMDDRKKDGAKEEFITTSGDGSSSWTTWLIPAIAAVVVGIMYRYYMLERKSS, translated from the exons ATGGGCGAGGAAATGAACGATAACATGATCAACACAAATGGTGCTGCTAACAGCATGGGGGATGTGAATCACACCGCAGAAAAGACAGCAGATAGCGATGTGAAATACTACACattggaagaaataaaagctcataATATGAGCAAGGACGCATGGCTTATCATCCACGATAAAGTGTATAACATCACCAGTTTCTTGGAGGAG catccaggaggagaggaggttctGGTGGAGCAGGCAGGTGCAGATGCCACAGAGAGCTTTGAGGATGTTGGTCACTCTACAGATGCCAGAGAGATGCTTATCCAGTACTACATTGGGGAGCTCCATATG GATGACCGGAAGAAGGATGGCGCAAAG GAAGAATTCATTACAACTTCAGGAGATGGCTCGAG CTCGTGGACCACATGGTTGATACCTGCCATAGCTGCAGTTGTTGTGGGTATCATGTATCGATACTACATGCTGGAGCGCAAGTCTTCCTGA